In Methylomagnum ishizawai, one DNA window encodes the following:
- a CDS encoding formylglycine-generating enzyme family protein, which translates to MADWGLGLLLWLAGGLALGADGLDALNDPAKPLPDDVALPMPCGGKMVFRRVETAGGGALGEQKLRLGEENPGAVLGPKEGAVDAYLAGAFPIAGNAARRYFLLGKYEVTQRQYEAVRRSLAHKDGPLDCQGLPEENFPKAGLSWFDAVAFADGYTQWLLANAQDQVPKDGKSLGFVRLPTEVEWEFAARGGNAVNEADFRGPNFIKDGELYRYVQHQGTESANGKVQYIGLLGPNPLGLYDILGNVDEMAFDLFHLTKHSHWHGRAGGFVVRGGNFDTAAGDIRSSLRREEPYYTDKQPRRAETTGFRVAVAGPVISEQNLRAIEAEWANLKDEAAPSRAAQPQPQPAPPTPTPDPRLAQRLGQAEAALQHCQAAQAAVVPIGPAPVQSGAVVSACPDPLGKLSNESRSDLLADISDLASQANHPLLRRRLNHVWGETARVIEFQNEDRRRAAREALRTAAMICQKLRDDEYNVIEPWENRKKAHCLRDTKGQDCLNDETRILKLKDRVANNLGFYADAVLELARSYPMDILTAEKDLLLTRIEQRRYQDFMPFVKLLYGHAQRYAADGKQNREAWYRDCAAVRLE; encoded by the coding sequence ATGGCTGATTGGGGACTGGGCTTGCTGTTGTGGCTGGCCGGGGGGCTGGCGTTGGGGGCCGATGGGCTGGACGCCTTGAACGATCCGGCTAAACCCTTGCCGGACGATGTGGCCTTGCCCATGCCTTGCGGCGGCAAGATGGTGTTCCGACGGGTCGAAACCGCGGGCGGCGGTGCCTTGGGCGAGCAAAAGCTGCGGTTGGGCGAGGAAAACCCCGGCGCGGTACTCGGTCCCAAGGAAGGCGCGGTGGATGCCTATTTGGCGGGGGCCTTCCCCATCGCGGGCAATGCGGCCCGGCGCTATTTCCTATTGGGCAAATACGAGGTGACCCAGCGCCAATACGAGGCGGTCCGGCGCTCCCTCGCCCATAAGGACGGGCCGCTGGATTGCCAAGGCTTGCCCGAGGAGAACTTTCCCAAGGCCGGTCTGAGCTGGTTCGACGCGGTGGCTTTCGCCGATGGTTATACCCAATGGCTGCTGGCCAACGCCCAGGACCAAGTGCCCAAGGATGGCAAATCGCTGGGTTTCGTCCGCTTGCCGACCGAGGTGGAATGGGAATTCGCGGCGCGGGGTGGCAATGCCGTGAACGAGGCCGATTTCCGCGGTCCCAATTTCATCAAGGATGGCGAGTTATACCGCTATGTCCAGCACCAGGGCACGGAATCCGCCAATGGCAAGGTCCAGTACATCGGACTGCTGGGTCCGAATCCGTTGGGGCTGTACGATATTCTGGGCAATGTCGATGAAATGGCCTTCGACCTGTTTCATCTGACCAAGCATTCCCATTGGCATGGGCGGGCCGGGGGTTTCGTGGTGCGCGGCGGCAATTTCGACACCGCCGCCGGGGATATCCGTTCCTCCCTGCGCCGCGAAGAACCTTACTACACCGACAAGCAACCGCGCCGGGCCGAGACCACCGGCTTCCGCGTCGCCGTGGCCGGGCCGGTCATCAGCGAACAGAACCTCCGCGCCATCGAGGCCGAGTGGGCGAACCTCAAGGACGAAGCGGCTCCGTCGCGGGCGGCACAGCCGCAGCCACAACCGGCACCGCCAACCCCCACCCCGGACCCGCGTCTCGCCCAGCGGCTCGGGCAAGCGGAAGCGGCGCTCCAGCACTGCCAGGCGGCCCAGGCTGCGGTGGTGCCGATTGGTCCGGCTCCGGTCCAGTCTGGCGCGGTGGTGAGTGCTTGTCCCGATCCTCTGGGCAAGCTGTCTAATGAATCACGCAGCGACCTGCTGGCCGATATCAGCGATTTGGCGAGCCAAGCTAACCATCCGCTACTGCGTAGGCGTTTGAACCATGTTTGGGGTGAAACCGCCCGTGTGATCGAATTCCAAAACGAAGACCGCAGGCGTGCCGCCAGGGAAGCGCTACGCACTGCCGCGATGATCTGTCAAAAACTCCGCGACGATGAGTACAATGTCATCGAACCTTGGGAAAATCGGAAGAAAGCCCATTGCCTAAGGGATACCAAAGGGCAGGATTGCCTTAACGATGAAACAAGAATTCTCAAGCTCAAGGATCGGGTCGCCAATAATCTCGGCTTCTACGCCGATGCGGTGTTGGAACTGGCCCGGAGCTACCCCATGGACATCCTGACCGCCGAGAAAGACCTGCTCCTGACCCGGATCGAGCAGCGCAGATACCAGGATTTCATGCCCTTCGTGAAGCTGCTGTACGGACACGCCCAGCGCTACGCCGCCGATGGCAAGCAAAACCGGGAGGCTTGGTATCGGGATTGCGCGGCGGTCCGTTTGGAATGA